In Nerophis lumbriciformis linkage group LG01, RoL_Nlum_v2.1, whole genome shotgun sequence, the genomic stretch cccaactcatttggaaacggggtttgtacatacgctCACATTCAATAGGTATCTCGATTcacgcatgcataatgtaaatggtaaatatctATATAGCGCTTTGCTATACCTGAAGCGATgcccaaagcactttacattatacCTCAtacgctctaccatctgagccacgtcgTCCCAATGTAGACATGTGTTTCTTTCATTCGCACACATAATGTCAATGATGTATGTCTATTCACGTAGAAGCACAATGTATGCATCTCCCTCTGCATTCACATACGCACACAGCGGAAAAATCTATACATTCGCAAACGCGCGTCACATGTGTCTGTCTATTCACGTACAAGCACAGGGTAAAAATCTGTCGCTCCATACACAAACATCTGTCAGTCAATTCAAACACACACAGATCACGTCTTGAGAGGGAACAAcacagctcatacttgccaaccctcccggattttccgggagactcccgaaattcagcgcctctcccgaaaacctcccgggacaaattttctcccgaaaatctcccgaaattcaggcggagctggaggccacgccccctccagctccatgcggacctgagtccgctttcccacaatataaagaacgtctacagtaaagcagtccgtctgccgtaaacagcaatgttgtgacactcttaaacaggacaatactgccatctagtgcatttgatgaaagcacttttgtgcgtgccacacagcaatgcatcatcagagagggtgttcagcatggttagaaagatagtgacagagaatagaacaaggatggacaattcaacccttaactcaacaatgagtagatgagtgttatgtgtgtgtatatgtgtaaataaatgaacactgaaattcaagtatttcttttatttatttatatatatatatatatatatatatatatatatatatgaaatacttgacttggtgaattctagctgtaaatatactcctcccctcttaaccacgcccccaaccacgcccccgccccaaccacgccccccgcacccacctcccgaaattggaggtctcaaggttggcaagtatgacacagcTGTATCGGACCATGTTAGCTTGCAGGTTCAAGATGGAGTACCAGAAGCGAAGCCGAAGAAGAGTCCACATTAACATGTTCAATCAATTCTGATGATTTCCACCTGTGTTCCCTCAGCTCTAGCGTGGATGAGCAACCATGCTTCCCGGGTATGGACTCTCCCCTTTTCCTGATTTCCAGCCACACCGTCACGCTCTGCACTACAGAGGAGACAGTCCCAGCATGTGGATGCCCGGCCCGGGCGAGTCTGCGGTGGTGAACTCCGAGGCCCAGGACGACGCACCTCTCCTCCCCTCGTGTCACCACCAGCATGTCGCCGTGTGTCAGCAGGAGACTTTGGCCTTCATCGAGCTTCGGCTGCCGGAAACCGCCGAACTGAATGGACACCTCTCTCCAAGGACGGACGTTGTGGACAGACAATGCACTACGTATGCCTCACCCAGTTTTAGACGCTCACAAAGTGAACTGTTTGACTTGCCAAAAAGCTGCAGTGAGACGACCGATGAGGACGAAACGCTGTTGACTTCAATCGTGGGTGAATTAGAAAGCCAAAGCGGTCTTAGGACTTTTTTACACGAGCAGACTGAAGGACCACAAAGTGTGACTGCAGTGTACAGTCCTCTCCAAACATCTCTAAGTCTCCCTTTGGCCTTCCCGCTGTCCTCCCTCTACACAAACAGAGACTCCTGGGACTCTCAAATACTTTGCTCCCCATCCCCGCATGAGGGTCCGAATTTTCAGAGCCTGGAATCCTACCAGCTGCAGAGGAGAACATCTCAAGGTTCGCTCAAAGAGAAGTCCATCCGTGAGTGTCCTCGTCCTTTAAGATCGTCGTTTgcgttgtgtgtgtgtaagtCATGTTGTTGTCTTCAGGCCGTAAGATGCAGGTTTATTCTCCAGACAGCCTCAGTGACGAGTCTCTCAGCAGCCCCGTTTTGGATGCAGACTTCATCTTCCCCGGACCTTTCTCTTCTTTCCTGGAGGAGAACCTCAGTGGACAATCCTCACAAGACTCCAACACAAGTCCTTCATCACCAGACGCTTCAGGTCCAGACCTGCAGAACCTGACTCAAGATGATATCTTAGATCCACCCTCTGAACCGCTGCAGATGTTAGAGGACTCGGTGCCTGGTGTGGACGAAGACAGTCCGGACGCATGCATCTCGACCGGGGTCAGCTTTGTCCCACGCAAGGGAGACCATGAGAGACGGCGCTTCTCAGCCTCGGAGCTGATCTCCAGACTCCAGCTGTCGCAAAGGAAGAACTCCTTCACCTTGAAGCTGGGAAAGTCCCTGTCGGCCCGTGTCACCTCCAGGGACCGACAGAGTTCTAGCAGTTTGGCCGCAGACAGTGAGTGTAAAAGACATGGTCACATGACACGAACTAACAAATGAGTGATAAGAACCAAGAAAAGGAGTATTGTCTAACGCAGAGTGGCTAATTTGGCAACATTAATCCTCAGTCTTCTTagtctctggcagaccaggtgtgtaACTTCTAATATGTTTATGAGGAGTTAGTACcaaaaaaagggtggagtgccatctccgggttggggaggagatcttgccccaagtggaggagttcaagtacctcggagtcttgttcacgagtgagggaagagtggatcgtgagatcgacaggcggatcggtgcggcgtcttcagtaatgcggacgctgtatcgatccgttgtggtgaagaaggaactgagccggaaggcaaagctctcaatttaccggtcgatctacgttcccatcctcacctatggtcatgagctttgggttatgaccgaaaggacaagatcacgggtacaagcggccgaaatgagtttcctccgccgggtggcggggctctcccttagagatagggtgagaagctctgccatccggggggagctcaaagtaaagccgctgctcctccacatcgagaggagccagatgaggtggttcgggcatctggtcaggatgccacccgaacgcctccctagggaggtgtttagggcacgtccgaccggtaggaggccgcggggaagacccaggacacgttgggaagactatgtctcccggctggcctgggaacgcctcggggtcccacaagaagagctggacgaagtggctggggagagggaagtctgggcttccctgcttaggctgctgcccccgcgacccgacctcggataagcgggagaagatggatggatggatggatagtaccaAATCTATTTGTGGAGGTCCAAATGAATGTATGGAAACACAAATATAGTTCAATACATAACAAATTTCTCTACTTTTTCAATAATTGTGTTTTTAGATAAGTTTGTCTCAAAGCACCGCAGCTCCAGTGATAGCGCCCCCCACAGTCCTGTAGGACCTGCACCGCCGCTGCCCAGCAGTGACAATGGAATAACTACGCATTGGTGGAGCAACAAACTTGGGTGAGTACGGACACAAATATGAATATGTTGTACCGCTTTACAGTTTGGTGACGGATGTTATGACCTCGACAGAATGCGAAAGAAGTCGGTGGAAGAGGATTTGTGCACACCTCCTCCAGTTGCGTCTTCCAATCGCTTATCGAGGTTCTTGCCAAGTTGTAAGTCACTTTTCCCCTGCACTCGTGCACCTAATATATTTACGGTGACACCTGAAGCACGTTTGCATGATTCCTTTAGCCATCTTGTACCAAGAGTATAGTGACGTCGCCATCAACAGAGAGATCCAAAGGCAACAGGGCAAGGAACTCGGCCCAGAGGAGGAGGGTCTGAAGGACGAAGGTTCAGATGGAACGCCGTCGCCGTCAAATCTGTCTCCATCCAGCTCCTTTCGCTCCTCGAGAGGTTCCGCGTTCGCCCTGTGGCAAGACATCCCGGATGTCCGCACGAGTGGCCAGCTGGACTACTTCAGCAACGAGGAGAGGAAGTTGCAGGAGGTAGTTTTAACCTGGCTTTCTGCACCAAACACCTCGATGTGTAAACGCGGCGTCCTCCTCCACACAGGCCAAGTTTGAGCTGGTGACGTCCGAGGCCTCGTACATCCGAAGCTTGACGATCGCCGTGGATCACTTCATGCTCTCACAGGAGCTCTCGGAATGTCTCGGGGCTCAGGACAAGCAGTGGCTCTTCTCCAAGCTACCTGAAGTCAAATATGTCAGCGAGAGGTGAAGTAACGAGAAGCTCGTCTGACGTCTGCTCGTCACTTTCTTCCTCCGTGGGTGAATCCATCGCTTTTGATGACTTGTGTAGGTTCCTTCAGGACTTGGAGCACAGGCTGGAAGAAGACATCCTGCGTTTTGACGTGTGCGACATCGTCTTGGATCACTGCCCGACTCTACGCAGGGTCTACTTACCTTATGTGACCAACCAGGCTTACCAGGAGCAGACCTATCAACGTCTACTGTAAGTTGTTGCAGTGTACTAAAATATAATTAACTCTTAACAAGCTGCTATAATCCATTACTTAACAACAGTGATATTCTCCTTGCCAAATAGCGAGTGGTATCAATGAATTAGCATGCCTTTAAACATAGTAGTAATCAAAATGCCAAAATGTGATTTTAAAACATTATTAATTGAAATTTGTGGAAAAACTGGGgggaatatataaaaaaaaaagaaaaaaagatatatatatatatatatatatatatatatatatatatatatatatatatatatatatatatatatatatatatatatacacacacatgtataaatatatatgtatatatgtatgtatgcatatatatatatatatatatatatatatatatatatatatatatatatatatatacacacgcatgtataaatatatatatatatatatatatatatatatatatatatatatatatatatatatatatatatacacacacacatgtataaatatatatatatatatatatatatatatgtatatatatttatatatatatatatatatatatatatatatatacatacatacacatatatatatactgtacatatacacacatacatacacatgtatatatatatatatatatatgtgtgtatgtatgtgtatatatgtacagtatatatatatgtgtatgtatgtatatatatatatatatatatatatatatatatatatatatatatatatatcagtacatgccaaaagtttggacacaccttctcatttcaatgcgttttctttattttcatgactatttacattctaGATTGTCaatgaagacatcaaaactatgacacctgtgaagtgaaaaccatttcaggtgactacctcatcgagagaatgccaagagtgtgcaaaaaaagtaatcagagcaaagggtggctattttgaaggaactagaatataaaacatgtttttagttatttcaccttttttttgttaagtacataacttcacatgtgttcattcatagttttgatgccttcagtgacaatctacaatgtaaatagtcatgaaaataaagaaaacgcattgaatgagaaagtgtgtccaaacttttggcctgtactatatgtgtatatgtatatatatatatatatatatatatatatatatatatatatatatatatatatatatgtatatatatatatatatatatatatgtatatatatatatatatatatatacatacatactgtatgtatgtatgtatatatatatatgtgtatatatatatgtgtatatatatgtatgtatatatatatatatatatatatatatatatatatttatatatgtgtgtgtatacatgcgtatggtgaggcactgacgtaATCAGAATCAGACTTACAAATATATGCGCTCAGCGCAGATTATttgccatttgattggcagcagtttatGGGTTATGTGTCATTTCTTCATTctctacacatacaaactgttgcCCACAAAACGGTTTCTTACAGAACGTCCACAAAGCCAGTCTTTTGGCGTATACCACTCCGTTTGGAAAGAGCGAGTAACTTTCCGTCCTGTTGATTGAAACAAACCATTCAGCTCCGGCGTTGGTCTTCCTTTAGTAattataggtgtgtgtatatatatatatatatatatatatatgtgtgtgtacacctatatgtatataaactgtatatgtgtgtgtgtgtgtatatatatatatgtacacctatatgtatatacactgtatatgtatatttaaccatgtacatagtgtatataggggcactatagctcggttggtagagtggccgtgccagcaacttgttggttccaggttcgatccccacatccgccatcctagtcactgccgttgtgtccttgggcaagacactttacccaccttctcccagtgccaccctcactggtttaaatgtaacttagatattgggtttcactatgtaaaagcgctttgagtcactagagaaaagcgctatataaatataatttacttcactatATACCCCctcccccattttttgtatatattgtttttcaaatcacttgatatgtatactgtgtatgtacattatgtatatttttttaacgtaatttttttatatacatgttacaggttatatatcttttgttattgaatgtatcaaatgtgatgcatatgtaatggaccacaatggaaacaagccttttggctttttgtgccatccagttgcctttttaaagcattacatggattcaattctttaagatgtcaataaacttctcaatcaatcaatcagtcaatcaatcaaaccagaaATTTTACAATCCCCCTGCAGTACCTCTAGGGAGCCCTTAGGGGTCAGGGAGCCCTTAGGGGTCAGAGAGCCCTGATgaagacccctgcactagactacTCTAAAGGTCATAAACAATGACAATAATTATGAAGTATTGTCAAGTATTTCTGCAAAGCATGCTGGGTATGACAGTGGCATCTCCCCCAGTTGCTGCAGTATGTTGTGCTCAGGTGTTTTCTCACACCTACATGACTTCACATGCAGGCTGGACCACGTCCAAGTTACACAGCAGTTGCTTCAttttaatccttttcaactctggGGCTTTCAGGCAAGAGAACGCTCGTTTCCCTTCCATCTTGGCTCGACTGGAGGAGGACGGCGTGTGCCAAAGACTGCCTCTCACCTCCTTCCTCATTCTGCCATTCCAGAGGATCACACGTCTTAAAATGCTGGTGgaggtacagtacagtacagtatagtacagTACATGACACACATGAAACTGTAACCGCGGCTTTTCTCTCCATCAGTGTTGTGAGACGTGTTCTTTACTTTGCAGAACATCTTAAAGAGGACCAGGCCAGGTTCTCCAGACGAGGACACAGCCACGAAGGCTTTCAACGAGCTGAaaaaggtacaaaccccgtttccatatgagttgggaaattgtgttagaggtgaatataaacggaatacaatgatttgcaaatcattttcaacccatattcaattgaacgcactacaaagacaacatatttgatgttcaaactcataaacttttttttttttttgcaaataataattaacttagaatttcatggctgcaacacatgccaaagtagttgggaaagggcatgttcaccactgtgttacatggcctttccttttaacaacactcagtaaacgtttgggaaccgaggagacacattttttaagcttctcaggtggaattctttcccattcttgcttgatgtacagcttaagttgttcaacagtccgggggtctccgttgtggtattttaggcttcataatgcaccacacattttcaatgggagacaggtctgaactacaggcaggccagtctagtacccgcactcttttactatgaagccacgttgatgtaacacgtggcttggcattgtcttgctgaaataagcaggggcgtccatggtaatgttgcttggatggcaacatatgttgctccaaaacctgtatgtacctttcagcattaatggcgccttcacagatgtgtaagttacccatgtcttgggcactaatacacccccataccatcgcagatgctggcttttcaactttgcgcctataacaatccggatggttcttttcctctttggtccggaggacacgacgtccacagtttccaaaaacaatttgaaatgtggactcgccagaccacagaacgcttttccactttgtatcagtccatcttagatgagctcaggcccagcgaagccgatggcgtttctgggtgttgttgataaacggttttcgccttgcataggagacttttaacatgcacttacagatgtagcgaccaactgtagttactgacagtgggtttctgaagtgtttctgagcccatgtggtgatatcctttacacactgatgtcgattgttgatgcagtacagcctgagggatcgaaggtcacggggcttagctgcttacgtgcagtgatttctccagattctctgaaccctttgatgatattacggaccgtagatggtgaaatccctacattccctgcaatagctggttgagaaaggtttttcttaaactgttcaacaatttgctcacgcatttgttgacaaagtggtgaccctcgccccatccttgtttgtgaatgactgagcatttcatggaatctacttttagacccaatcatggcacccacctgttcccaatttgcctgttccaaataagtgtttgatgagcattcctcaactttattgtatttattgccacttttcccaacttctttgtcacgtgttgctggcatcaaattctaaagttaatgattatttgcaaaaaaaaatgtttatcagtttgaacatcaaatatgttgtctttgtagcatattcaactgaatatgggttgaaaatgatttgcaaatcattgtattccgtttatatttacatctaacacaatttcccaactcatatggaaacggggattgTATTTTAAAAGAGCAGGTCGAGTATAAGAACCATTACTAACCAGAGTCTGCTTGTAGATGATTAAAGAATGTAACTGCAGTGTGCAGTCCATGAAGAGGATGGAGGAACTCATCCATCTCAATAAGAAGATCCACTTTGAGGGCAAGGTGACATCATCACTCTATCGTCTGTAAAAACTCTTATTTGCACATCACTCACCCCTTCCCTGTCTTTCTAGATCTTTCCGCTCATCTCTCAGTCTCGCTGGCTGGTGAAGCATGGTGAGCTCCTGGAGGTGGACACCCAGACCATGACTATCTCGGGGTCCAAGCTCAAGCTGCCCACCAAGCCAGTCTATCTTCATTTATTTAACGACTGCCTGCTGCTGTCCAGGAGGAAAGAGTGAGTCAGCGCTTTTTCACACTTTACTTCTACTGGAGCTCTGCACTTGTCCAGTCCATGTCGTCCTTGTTTCATGATATTTTGCCAGGAATTGTGTCTGAGTTGAATCAAATATTACTTCGAGCTGCCTGTTGGAAACGGCTGCTTTAAAGCGATCATAAGAAACTATTGTGCTGGTTTTGGCTTGGTTTCTTTTGCTATTCTTTGCCAGCAGTGGTTCTATGATTGCACCCTGTGCTCCACCCTGAAGGTCATAGCTATGAACGGTCAAATGGACAAAATTACATCTTAAAATAGTTACTGAAAAGTGccaaaaattaattgtaattaaATACATAACTGTAGTATTTCTTgtgttattaattaatttattaccaacgtgcatttaattatttaataattcattaattattgacatatttaattattcataTGCCAAAAGCCACCTTTTTAATTCAGCTTTTAATCtttattaattttactttttcaatacTTAGTGGTTTTCTGTTTTAGGTGAATGACTAATATTTTCTGTGTCTATTATATTGTTTGTATTCTATAACTTGATGTAAAgtgtatttgacttttttttagcactttgaaaTAAAATTGTGTTATTACTTTACGATTGAATGAATTATTTGATCatttaatgatttattaaaataattaatcaaCCGTTTTTTACCCCCTCATCCTTTGGGCGCCCCTCAAAGAATGTGGCCCACAGCTGCTCTCTggtgtattttttaattgtaaattacTATGATGAATATGATATttatagtaataacaataaaagtaAAGACGATAAGAGGTGTCGAGGCTGGTCCGCTAGTTATCaatatcgtgtgtgtgtgtgtgacaatcattggtactttaactttaataaaccaTTAAAGTAGGTGTAAAAGTActgttttacaaaacccaaaaccagtgaagttagcacgttgtgtaaatcgtaaataaaaacagaatacaatgatttgcaaatgagtGATAAAAACcaagggctggtgtggttacacgtggtctgcagttgtgaggccggttggatgtactgccaaattctctgaaacgcctttggtagagaaatgaacatttgaATGGGTGGTTATTTtgacaaagaagaaatgctccctaacacagatttagacagattattttttaattgtaaattacTATGATGAATATGatatttatagtaataataataaaagtaaagaCGATAAGAGGTGTCGAGGCTGGTCCGCTAGTTATCaatatcgtgtgtgtgtgtgtgacaatcattggtactttaactttaaaagaccATTAAAGTAGGTGTAAAAGTActgttttacaaaacccaaaaccagtgaagttggcacgttgtgtaaatcgcaaataaaaacagaatacaatgatttgcaaatgagtGATAAGAACcaagggctggtgtggttacacgtggtctgcggttgtgaggccggttggatgtactgccaaattctctgagacGCCTttggtactcagtggcctagtggttagagtgtccgccctgagatcggtaggttgtgagttcaaatcccggccgagtcataccaaagactataaaaatgggacccattacctccctgcttggcactcagcatcaagggttggaattgggggttaaatcaccaaaaatgattcccgggcgcggccaccgctgctgcccactgctcccctcacctcccagggggtgatcaagggtgatgggtcaaatgcagagaataatctcgccacacctagtgtgtgtgtgtgacaatcattggtactttaacttttaactttagaaatgaacatttggatgggtggttatttttggcaaagaagaaatgctcactaacacagatttagacagatttgatgacaataggtattttgtgtatatagtaacatTTTTACATCTTTGagaaaaaatgggagcaaaaacaaaagtgttgcatgtacatttttgttcagtgtatattTGGTattaaaatgacaataaaaaaaccttttcaaaatGAGTTGCAGGTTACAAAAGCCCCTCTTTGCTGTTGATTTATTACGTATACACGCAGCAAAGATTgcctaaaaaatgtattttaaaagacatattctaaaaaaaaaaaaaaagatagatttTTGGGAAAGAAACAAAAAacggatatttttttttaaatgtttttttattattatgaatTGATCCAGAAttgtaataaatacaaattgtgatttgaatgtgaatcgattttttttaaacaccctTATTAACAATACTCCTCGAAGTCCAAATGTGACCACTATTATTAATATAATCTAAGGTGCATGAACACTTCTAATCAGCATGTATTGACTTCAGTGAATAAAAACCCCACAGTCATGTTCTATTCATGTACAAATGCGTGTGCTATTTGTCGTCTTGCAGCACATGGAAGTTCGTGGTGTTCGTCCATGCCAAGATAA encodes the following:
- the arhgef19 gene encoding rho guanine nucleotide exchange factor 19 isoform X1; the protein is MLPGYGLSPFPDFQPHRHALHYRGDSPSMWMPGPGESAVVNSEAQDDAPLLPSCHHQHVAVCQQETLAFIELRLPETAELNGHLSPRTDVVDRQCTTYASPSFRRSQSELFDLPKSCSETTDEDETLLTSIVGELESQSGLRTFLHEQTEGPQSVTAVYSPLQTSLSLPLAFPLSSLYTNRDSWDSQILCSPSPHEGPNFQSLESYQLQRRTSQGSLKEKSIRRKMQVYSPDSLSDESLSSPVLDADFIFPGPFSSFLEENLSGQSSQDSNTSPSSPDASGPDLQNLTQDDILDPPSEPLQMLEDSVPGVDEDSPDACISTGVSFVPRKGDHERRRFSASELISRLQLSQRKNSFTLKLGKSLSARVTSRDRQSSSSLAADNKFVSKHRSSSDSAPHSPVGPAPPLPSSDNGITTHWWSNKLGMRKKSVEEDLCTPPPVASSNRLSRFLPSSILYQEYSDVAINREIQRQQGKELGPEEEGLKDEGSDGTPSPSNLSPSSSFRSSRGSAFALWQDIPDVRTSGQLDYFSNEERKLQEAKFELVTSEASYIRSLTIAVDHFMLSQELSECLGAQDKQWLFSKLPEVKYVSERFLQDLEHRLEEDILRFDVCDIVLDHCPTLRRVYLPYVTNQAYQEQTYQRLLQENARFPSILARLEEDGVCQRLPLTSFLILPFQRITRLKMLVENILKRTRPGSPDEDTATKAFNELKKMIKECNCSVQSMKRMEELIHLNKKIHFEGKIFPLISQSRWLVKHGELLEVDTQTMTISGSKLKLPTKPVYLHLFNDCLLLSRRKDTWKFVVFVHAKISELKVKDLSRKLQGISGFIFHLQLCEAQQLKHQILLKSHTESGKQRWITAMFPSNPVEDMEHATENDDIAQVQCIRSYQAQEHDELTLEKADILHAKTITSDGWVEGIRLSDGERGWFPKSYVEEITNRSARLRNLRENIRIKCVTRKLEGEDE
- the arhgef19 gene encoding rho guanine nucleotide exchange factor 19 isoform X2 codes for the protein MLPGYGLSPFPDFQPHRHALHYRGDSPSMWMPGPGESAVVNSEAQDDAPLLPSCHHQHVAVCQQETLAFIELRLPETAELNGHLSPRTDVVDRQCTTYASPSFRRSQSELFDLPKSCSETTDEDETLLTSIVGELESQSGLRTFLHEQTEGPQSVTAVYSPLQTSLSLPLAFPLSSLYTNRDSWDSQILCSPSPHEGPNFQSLESYQLQRRTSQGSLKEKSIHSLSDESLSSPVLDADFIFPGPFSSFLEENLSGQSSQDSNTSPSSPDASGPDLQNLTQDDILDPPSEPLQMLEDSVPGVDEDSPDACISTGVSFVPRKGDHERRRFSASELISRLQLSQRKNSFTLKLGKSLSARVTSRDRQSSSSLAADNKFVSKHRSSSDSAPHSPVGPAPPLPSSDNGITTHWWSNKLGMRKKSVEEDLCTPPPVASSNRLSRFLPSSILYQEYSDVAINREIQRQQGKELGPEEEGLKDEGSDGTPSPSNLSPSSSFRSSRGSAFALWQDIPDVRTSGQLDYFSNEERKLQEAKFELVTSEASYIRSLTIAVDHFMLSQELSECLGAQDKQWLFSKLPEVKYVSERFLQDLEHRLEEDILRFDVCDIVLDHCPTLRRVYLPYVTNQAYQEQTYQRLLQENARFPSILARLEEDGVCQRLPLTSFLILPFQRITRLKMLVENILKRTRPGSPDEDTATKAFNELKKMIKECNCSVQSMKRMEELIHLNKKIHFEGKIFPLISQSRWLVKHGELLEVDTQTMTISGSKLKLPTKPVYLHLFNDCLLLSRRKDTWKFVVFVHAKISELKVKDLSRKLQGISGFIFHLQLCEAQQLKHQILLKSHTESGKQRWITAMFPSNPVEDMEHATENDDIAQVQCIRSYQAQEHDELTLEKADILHAKTITSDGWVEGIRLSDGERGWFPKSYVEEITNRSARLRNLRENIRIKCVTRKLEGEDE